In a single window of the Drosophila subpulchrella strain 33 F10 #4 breed RU33 chromosome X, RU_Dsub_v1.1 Primary Assembly, whole genome shotgun sequence genome:
- the LOC119557021 gene encoding uncharacterized protein LOC119557021, with amino-acid sequence MSWANGLNNAGKCVLLPQLRPWQRFEWRSSMQSQIYRDWGVYYTRRLLNREALESFGRAVAVCREETPRPSLTPPTAAPAPVGSYSDVGVAETGVCRRDYKSLFLRGRCQRSLARPDLALLDVQRAQRALQLTRSRVPGSAQLIAEKCDNLFEANKFENALTTLLTEGQPFGGQSAQGRFRMIKEKTLDVFEDTLGESLRPFMHQHSGVLEEVSRRQKKLSAHHSSPPWKTLRDGRQCDVQSVHVREPVHWTPLEKARQRANQSLYNHNYMGRNAVDIALLRQLRSDRNFLDPLRIWTTPSMRQLSEGQYAIIRRFMKMLQARNPLYNRRYVRQRKGAICEQERQRRKEMHLFHKQYQTRRDCMRMLQEVHRFRREGDVDRLSDYVEHIMSGFIGLKTQRTLPWKWELLNDVYNTVAMAYCDRCSVPANVDFLEPENRPVLYLLRSEKLRDMSVRLGGPNIYLEIQREEERHSRINQKLELLESRLRHSRYPIERSYLLFEMARCHFKESRFEKCLVVARKVYNEARSCNCLIWRFNSIFLGCQVHAVLNRFERLKETLAKASQLASDLKAPKLVAYIGICINVNNYELAKRKMRQTEITIRKVRKRSPVSTTSASSQDSSSSNL; translated from the exons ATGTCCTGGGCGAACGGCCTGAACAATGCGGGCAAGTGCGTCCTGCTACCGCAGCTCCGCCCCTGGCAGCGGTTCGAGTGGCGCTCCTCCATGCAGTCGCAGATCTACAGGGATTGGGGCGTCTACTACACCCGCCGGCTCCTGAATCGCGAGGCTCTGGAGAGTTTCGGCAGGGCGGTTGCGGTCTGCAGGGAGGAGACGCCACGCCCCAGCCTGACGCCACCCACTGCCGCCCCCGCCCCCGTAGGCAGCTATTCGGATGTGGGCGTGGCGGAGACGGGCGTCTGCCGCAGGGACTACAAGTCCCTGTTTCTACGGGGTCGCTGCCAGCGATCGCTGGCCCGCCCCGATCTCGCCCTTCTCGATGTCCAGCGGGCCCAGAGGGCCTTGCAGCTGACCAGGTCGAGAGTTCCGGGCTCTGCCCAGCTTATTGCCGAGAAGTGCGACAACCTCTTCGAGGCCAACAAATTCGAGAACGCCCTGACCACACTCCTCACAGAGGGACAACCCTTCGGCGGACAGTCCGCCCAAGGGCGATTCCGTATGATCAAGGAAAAG ACCCTCGACGTTTTCGAAGACACCTTGGGCGAGTCCCTGCGTCCCTTTATGCATCAGCACAGTGGCGTCCTCGAGGAGGTCAGCCGCCGGCAGAAGAAGCTGTCCGCCCACCACTCCAGCCCCCCTTGGAAGACGCTGCGGgacggacggcagtgcgacgTGCAGAGCGTCCATGTCAGGGAGCCGGTACACTGGACACCCCTGGAAAAGGCCCGTCAGCGGGCGAACCAGAGTCTGTACAACCACAACTACATGGGTCGCAATGCAGTCGACATTGCGCTCTTGCGTCAACTGCGCAGCGACCGCAACTTCCTCGATCCCCTCAGGATCTGGACCACGCCCTCCATGCGCCAGCTAAGCGAGGGGCAGTACGCTATTATCCGGCGGTTCATG aaaatgttgcaagCCCGGAACCCACTGTACAACCGGAGGTACGTGAGGCAGCGGAAGGGGGCGATTTGCGAGCAGGAGCGGCAGCGACGCAAGGAGATGCACCTGTTCCACAAGCAGTACCAGACGAGACGCGACTGTATGCGGATGTTGCAGGAGGTGCACCGCTTTCGCCGGGAGGGGGATGTGGACAGGCTGTCCGACTACGTGGAGCACATAATGTCGGGGTTCATAGGGCTGAAGACCCAGCGCACGCTGCCCTGGAAGTGGGAGCTGCTCAACGACGTCTACAACACCGTGGCAATGGCCTACTGCGATCGCTGCTCCGTTCCCGCCAATGTGGACTTCCTAGAGCCCGAGAATCGACCCGTTCTATACCTTTTGCGGTCGGAGAAGCTGCGCGACATGAGTGTGAGGCTGGGGGGGCCCAACATCTACCTGGAGATCCAGCGGGAGGAGGAGCGGCACAGTCGAATCAA CCAAAAGCTGGAGCTTTTAGAGAGTCGTCTGCGTCACTCCCGCTACCCGATCGAGCGATCCTACCTTCTGTTCGAGATGGCGCGCTGTCACTTCAAGGAGTCGCGATTCGAGAAGTGCCTGGTGGTGGCCCGCAAGGTCTACAACG AGGCCCGCAGCTGCAACTGCCTGATCTGGCGGTTCAACAGCATCTTCCTCGGCTGCCAAGTGCACGCCGTGCTCAATCGCTTCGAGAGGCTGAAGGAGACCCTGGCCAAGGCCAGTCAGTTGGCCAGCGATCTGAAGGCCCCCAAACTGGTGGCCTACATAGGCATTTGCATTAACGTCAACAACTATGAACTGGCCAAGCGGAAGATGCGCCAGACGGAGATAACAATACGGAAAGTTCGAAAACGCAGTCCCGTTAGCACAACTTCGGCTAGTTCCCAGGACTCTAGTAGTAGTAATCTTTAG
- the LOC119557019 gene encoding glutamic acid-rich protein, translating into MIPWIGQCLALVLVVLCIYPQHISSRSYSNGLIFYELKTHRPYLPPTVSVSRGRNLASVKYSEKGSIWSTFGQPCECSGPTCGCCAGLKVDQYRFDQKVCANVSFVPQLEEAQLEVFLNGRPSSKYGISVRDPAPFCIPVMMGVPMAMCVQMTEVTMVGNNLNMCMDFVVRLATTDLFEMHFQCMRMGLDGLQYVDKNGKPVLPAGVGQSDDPEEYEYAELEDQPEEYPSQEEVKGEPEKIQPQKNPEHLEEDQEEHEPLGYPPLINHQAQKTQSQENQPLIDQQKEDQIMEEQPQKNQTLPHPLKIDQLEKDEDLPSENIGYQPLGQIDHLNEDDHNEEQPMDYQPLENQPQENIHNDDPLEEDQPMGYQPLIAMDSHKNQPEQHLSEDQQENEKEDNKESEDHQEIEEFDEVEPLPIESEMLMASDQAEESPLEEDEEEETTAEDAIETETEAEKEEKDTGADSEQETPDNDNGYGESGPRPSQVIETITNSIKATEAPAATTTSTTTKIPTTTKIPTKIPTTATTFNKPDNVVIDDTNNAEKTAAEDEGEKTVDDSKKDGETAEEEGTEEEEEEADEEATTLAVEMENDSDNEINVDDDDDDDEVEKKNQVKEPPSQVVKGEKKKEEGAEETPEEVAKEGEKEPEKEVKTGHEEKVKPDDTAAEEEETGEEGEEAADDDNEEGEKNEEEDDEEKEEEEEEDDAEEEEEAAEESTEAAKPEESAVKIEENSYGYQNTYANANENATPAAKSLSRRRRLRSRPPSHRLPRPLGRLH; encoded by the exons ATGATTCCCTGGATCGGTCAATGTCTGGCCCTTGTGCTCGTCGTCCTGTGCATATATCCCCAACATATATCCTCGCGGAGCTATAGCAACGGCCTGATCTTCTACGAACTGAAGACCCACCGACCCTACCTGCCGCCCACGGTCAGTGTGTCCAGGGGTCGAAACCTGGCCAGCGTGAAGTACTCGGAGAAGGGCTCCATCTGGTCCACCTTCGGACAGCCCTGCGAGTGCAGCGGACCCACCTGCGGATGCTGTGCGGGTCTCAAGGTCGATCAGTACCGATTCGATCAGAAAG TGTGTGCCAACGTGAGCTTTGTGCCGCAGCTGGAGGAGGCCCAACTGGAGGTCTTCCTGAACGGCAGGCCCTCCTCCAAGTACGGGATCTCGGTGCGGGATCCGGCGCCCTTCTGCATTCCCGTCATGATGGGCGTCCCCATGGCCATGTGCGTCCAAATGACCGAGGTCACCATGGTGGGCAACAACCTGAACATGTGCATGGACTTCGTGGTGCGGCTGGCCACCACAGATCTCTTCGAGATGCACTTCCAGTGCATGCGGATGGGCCTGGACGGGCTGCAGTATGTGGACAAGAACGGGAAGCCCGTGCTGCCAGCCGGAGTCGGCCAGAGCGACGATCCGGAGGAGTACGAGTACGCGGAGCTGGAGGATCAGCCGGAGGAGTATCCCTCGCAGGAGGAAGTCAAGGGCGAGCCAGAGAAGATTCAGCCCCAGAAGAATCCTGAGCACCTGGAAGAGGACCAAGAGGAACACGAGCCATTGGGCTATCCACCACTGATAAACCACCAAGCGCAGAAAACTCAGTCTCAGGAGAATCAGCCACTGATCGATCAGCAAAAGGAGGATCAAATCATGGAAGAACAACCTCAGAAGAATCAAACACTGCCCCATCCGCTTAAAATCGATCAGCTCGAAAAGGATGAGGATCTACCAAGTGAAAATATCGGTTATCAGCCACTGGGTCAAATCGATCATCTGAATGAAGATGATCATAATGAAGAACAACCAATGGATTATCAACCTTTGGAAAATCAACCTCAGGAGA ATATACACAACGACGATCCTTTGGAAGAAGATCAACCCATGGGTTATCAGCCCCTGATTGCTATGGACTCACACAAAAATCAACCAGAACAGCATCTTTCAGAGGATCAacaagaaaatgaaaaagagGACAATAAAGAGAGTGAAGATCATCAGGAGATCGAAGAATTCGATGAGGTGGAGCCTTTGCCAATCGAAAGTGAAATGCTAATGGCCAGCGATCAAGCAGAAGAATCACCTCTCGAAGAAgacgaagaagaagaaacgACAGCTGAAGACGCGATAGAGACGGAAACCGAGGCGGAGAAAGAG GAAAAAGACACGGGGGCAGACTCTGAGCAAGAGACACCTGACAATGACAATGGTTATGGCGAGAGTGGCCCGAGGCCAAGTCAGGTAATTGAAACAATTACCAATTCAATAAAAGCCACTGAGGCGcccgcagcaacaacaacatcgaCAACAACGAAAATACCGACAACAACTAAAATACCGACGAAAATACCAACAACAGCTACGACATTTAACAAGCCAGACAATGTTGTTATTGATGACACGAACAATGCGGAGAAGACAGCAGCAGAAGACGAGGGTGAGAAGACAGTAGACGATTCGAAGAAAGACGGGGAGACAGCTGAAGAAGAGGGGACCGAAGAAGAGGAAGAAGAAGCCGATGAAGAGGCGACAACACTGGCTGTTGAAATGGAAAACGATAGCGATAATGAGATAAACgttgacgatgatgatgatgatgatgaggtAGAGAAAAAAAACCAGGTGAAGGAACCCCCCAGCCAGGTGGTAAAGGGGGAGAAGAAAAAGGAAGAGGGGGCGGAAGAAACGCCCGAAGAGGTGGCAAAGGAGGGGGAGAAAGAGCCGGAGAAAGAGGTGAAGACAGGTCATGAAGAAAAGGTCAAGCCAGACGACACAGCTgctgaagaagaagaaacaggGGAAGAAGGGGAGGAGGCAGCCGACGATGATAATGAAGAAGGAGAGAAAAACGAAGAAGAAGACGACGAAgagaaggaggaggaggaggaggaggacgatgCCGAGGAAGAAGAAGAGGCTGCAGAAGAATCCACCGAAGCAGCAAAGCCCGAGGAAAGCGCTGTGAAAATTGAGGAAAATAGCTATGGCtatcaaaatacatatgcaaatgcaaatgaaaatgCGACGCCGGCAGCGAAGTCGTTGTCCCGACGTCGACGTCTGCGCAGCCGCCCCCCTTCCCACcgactgccacgccccctgggGAGACTCCATTAA